Proteins from a single region of Undibacterium sp. KW1:
- a CDS encoding VOC family protein, giving the protein MFDHVKFGVSDFTASKTFFLKALEPLGVKVIAEGIPSYGVELCANDEVSLCLYQTDEKPAHLHLAFKAESRQQVEDFYRAAIEAGGKDNGPPGLRSQYQGRYYAAFVIGPDGHNIEAVYHEPEI; this is encoded by the coding sequence ATGTTTGATCACGTCAAATTCGGAGTCAGTGACTTCACTGCGAGCAAAACCTTCTTCCTTAAGGCATTGGAACCCTTAGGCGTAAAAGTAATAGCCGAGGGGATACCAAGCTACGGAGTCGAACTTTGTGCCAATGACGAAGTGTCATTATGCCTTTATCAAACCGATGAAAAACCCGCCCATCTTCACCTGGCCTTTAAGGCAGAAAGCAGGCAACAGGTGGAAGATTTCTACCGTGCTGCAATTGAGGCCGGTGGCAAAGACAATGGCCCTCCCGGTCTGCGCTCACAATATCAGGGGCGGTACTATGCGGCTTTTGTGATTGGCCCTGATGGTCACAACATTGAAGCGGTTTACCACGAGCCTGAGATCTGA
- a CDS encoding STM3941 family protein, which produces MNHDLNVEDEKRIDLSKSKLRLLFVGSILFVAMGIWMVQLDVADIEAHSRYNNPVMMHGIGVVAILFFGLCAVFGARKLLDNRPGLILNSAGLLDNSSAVATGFVPWSEVVGFSIFEVQHQKTLVVRVREPERYVMAGGMFKRMLNRMNYKLCGSAVVISANSLKLSFVELLEISHSYFYKYGNSSAKSLVPTHV; this is translated from the coding sequence ATGAACCATGATTTGAATGTCGAAGACGAAAAGCGCATCGATTTAAGCAAGAGCAAATTACGCCTGTTGTTTGTCGGCTCGATCCTGTTTGTCGCAATGGGTATCTGGATGGTGCAATTGGATGTTGCTGACATCGAAGCGCATAGCCGGTATAACAATCCTGTCATGATGCATGGCATAGGTGTAGTGGCTATCCTGTTTTTTGGGCTTTGTGCTGTGTTTGGTGCCAGAAAGTTGCTGGATAACAGGCCGGGTCTGATATTGAATTCAGCCGGTTTACTCGATAACAGCAGTGCCGTTGCCACGGGCTTTGTACCCTGGTCTGAAGTTGTTGGATTCAGTATTTTTGAAGTGCAACACCAGAAAACCCTGGTCGTCAGGGTGCGCGAGCCCGAGCGCTATGTCATGGCTGGTGGCATGTTCAAGCGCATGCTGAACCGCATGAATTACAAGCTCTGTGGTAGCGCGGTCGTCATTTCAGCCAATTCCCTGAAGCTGAGTTTTGTTGAGTTGCTGGAGATCAGTCATTCCTATTTTTACAAATATGGAAATTCGAGTGCCAAGTCTTTGGTGCCTACGCATGTTTGA
- a CDS encoding phosphodiester glycosidase family protein, translating into MKKILLLLACLLLSLTCRAADPRFTVITVDTEHEELQLFLRDETGKGYRRFEQLKNSLAARNKQLLFAMNAGMYHADYSPVGLFVQNGEQVSGLNLSSNWGNFFLKPNGVFLLSKSGPQVVESSEYPALAKDVLLATQSGPLLLRNGAIHPAFKPDSNSRLKRNGVGVIGSKAIFVISEQPVNFYEMAIFFHDTLNCQDALYLDGSISGIYSVELNRNDVTVDLGPIIAVVR; encoded by the coding sequence ATGAAAAAAATCTTATTGCTGTTGGCGTGCTTGCTACTCAGCCTGACGTGTCGGGCCGCTGACCCACGCTTCACCGTCATCACTGTAGATACCGAACATGAAGAGCTGCAGTTATTCTTGCGTGATGAAACTGGCAAGGGATACAGGCGCTTTGAGCAGCTAAAAAATTCACTGGCAGCACGCAACAAGCAACTGCTATTCGCGATGAATGCTGGCATGTACCATGCAGACTATTCACCTGTGGGCTTGTTTGTACAAAATGGAGAGCAGGTATCTGGATTGAATTTGAGCAGTAACTGGGGAAATTTTTTCCTGAAACCGAATGGCGTTTTCCTGCTCAGCAAATCAGGCCCGCAGGTGGTTGAATCCTCAGAATATCCGGCACTGGCCAAGGATGTTTTACTGGCGACCCAGTCTGGCCCGCTACTGCTGAGAAACGGCGCCATACATCCCGCATTCAAACCCGATTCAAATTCACGCCTGAAGCGTAACGGTGTTGGTGTCATCGGCAGTAAAGCAATATTTGTGATCAGCGAACAGCCTGTCAATTTTTATGAGATGGCGATATTTTTTCACGACACGCTGAACTGCCAGGATGCCCTGTATCTGGATGGCAGTATCTCTGGCATTTATTCAGTGGAACTCAACAGGAATGACGTGACCGTAGATTTGGGGCCGATTATTGCCGTAGTGCGGTAA
- a CDS encoding ABC transporter substrate-binding protein yields the protein MAILRFCIFILGISLPLHCRSEILVTEDYPPFNIANPKTGEVTGLSTEKVQELMRRAGEKYSITAYPWARSIQMAQNNPDTCVFSTSRTPGREQLYKWVGPLVKNNWVIFARADDTRHPKTLEDLRIYTIGSYRNDAIAEYFSLKGFNTELASTDADNPRKMLAGRFDFWASGELLGWEILKQQGLTKMVVQLFTFNQTEMYLACNTTISQAKIDKWNQILREMDKDGTSAAIEKRYK from the coding sequence ATGGCTATCCTGCGTTTTTGCATCTTCATTCTCGGCATTTCCCTGCCCCTGCATTGCCGCTCAGAAATATTGGTCACCGAGGACTACCCTCCCTTTAATATCGCCAACCCCAAAACAGGTGAAGTGACTGGGCTATCGACCGAAAAGGTGCAGGAGCTTATGCGACGCGCCGGTGAAAAATACAGTATCACGGCTTACCCCTGGGCAAGATCGATACAAATGGCGCAGAACAATCCTGACACCTGCGTTTTCTCAACCTCACGTACACCTGGCCGTGAACAACTTTACAAATGGGTGGGCCCGCTGGTCAAAAACAACTGGGTCATCTTCGCCAGGGCCGACGATACCCGTCACCCCAAAACCCTGGAAGACTTGCGCATATACACCATAGGCTCTTACCGCAATGATGCCATTGCAGAGTATTTTTCACTCAAGGGTTTCAATACCGAACTGGCCAGCACGGATGCCGACAACCCGCGCAAGATGCTGGCAGGGCGCTTTGACTTCTGGGCCAGCGGAGAGTTACTGGGTTGGGAAATACTCAAGCAACAAGGCCTGACCAAGATGGTAGTCCAGTTGTTCACCTTTAATCAGACCGAAATGTACCTGGCTTGCAATACCACGATATCACAAGCAAAAATTGATAAATGGAACCAAATATTGAGGGAGATGGACAAGGATGGTACCAGCGCTGCCATCGAAAAACGATACAAGTAA
- a CDS encoding branched-chain amino acid ABC transporter substrate-binding protein: MLERQGEVGQNVNYAVKVQYLLAMIAGTRQIRDQILRAPVKTAKSREEVAEMAEEAVYLVVGTVDDKRKESESQSRKPPATAQPESGQQEFRGNQQAASIPGTRLVRLGHVGPLTGAIAHLGRDNENGAKMAIEDLNSMNIVIGGQVTKFELITENDGADPRMGVSATQRLVSMRVKGVVGHLNSGTSIPASEVYFQAGIPQISPSATNPQFTRQGFNTTFRMVANDEALASLIAKVATQDLVARKIAVIDDNTMYGAGIAYAFKRAAEAGGATIVNVQTVHNKATNFSAEVAAIKSSNPDLVFFGGMDSQAGPLLQQLAAQGVNVKFVGGDGICTADLPRLSNDAIRNDQVYCAEAGGVEASRTATLREFRRVYKDRFGMDVQVYAPYVYDAFYALAAAMVRAGSVEPSKYLAYIKGVRYNGVTGLISFDDNGDIRQPALTLYTYRNGKRASHHVAR; the protein is encoded by the coding sequence ATGCTGGAGAGGCAAGGTGAGGTTGGGCAAAACGTTAATTATGCGGTCAAAGTCCAATACCTGCTTGCCATGATCGCAGGAACCAGGCAAATCAGAGACCAGATATTGCGTGCACCTGTGAAAACTGCCAAATCCAGGGAAGAAGTTGCCGAAATGGCTGAAGAGGCCGTTTATCTGGTCGTAGGAACAGTAGACGACAAACGTAAAGAATCCGAATCGCAGTCCAGAAAACCACCCGCCACCGCCCAACCTGAAAGTGGGCAACAAGAATTCAGGGGCAACCAGCAAGCTGCCAGCATTCCAGGTACCCGTCTGGTACGCCTGGGACATGTGGGGCCACTTACCGGAGCCATCGCACATCTTGGACGCGATAATGAAAATGGCGCAAAAATGGCGATTGAAGATTTAAATTCCATGAACATCGTCATCGGTGGTCAGGTAACGAAGTTTGAGTTAATCACGGAAAATGATGGCGCAGACCCCAGAATGGGAGTAAGCGCAACCCAAAGACTGGTCAGCATGCGGGTCAAAGGCGTGGTAGGTCATTTAAACTCTGGCACCTCCATTCCCGCTTCGGAGGTGTATTTTCAGGCAGGGATACCACAAATATCGCCATCGGCGACCAATCCACAATTCACCAGACAAGGATTCAATACGACCTTTCGCATGGTTGCCAACGACGAGGCTTTGGCAAGTCTGATAGCAAAAGTGGCGACCCAGGACCTGGTAGCACGCAAGATTGCCGTCATTGACGACAATACCATGTACGGAGCAGGTATTGCATACGCATTCAAGCGCGCAGCCGAGGCAGGAGGCGCTACTATCGTCAACGTCCAGACCGTCCACAATAAAGCAACCAACTTCAGCGCAGAGGTCGCGGCCATCAAGAGCAGCAACCCAGATCTGGTCTTTTTTGGCGGCATGGACAGTCAGGCTGGTCCTCTACTTCAACAATTGGCAGCACAAGGTGTGAATGTCAAATTTGTTGGCGGCGACGGCATTTGCACTGCTGATCTGCCAAGGCTGTCAAATGACGCCATACGCAATGACCAAGTGTACTGCGCAGAAGCTGGAGGCGTTGAAGCTAGCCGTACGGCAACGCTCAGAGAATTCAGGCGCGTGTACAAGGATCGCTTTGGCATGGATGTCCAAGTTTATGCACCTTATGTATATGACGCGTTCTACGCACTGGCTGCCGCCATGGTAAGGGCCGGCTCTGTCGAGCCATCCAAATACCTGGCTTACATAAAAGGTGTCAGGTACAACGGCGTCACAGGCCTGATCTCTTTTGACGACAACGGCGACATCCGGCAACCGGCCCTGACTTTGTACACCTACAGAAATGGCAAGCGCGCCTCGCATCACGTGGCCAGATAG